In the genome of Maribacter forsetii DSM 18668, the window CCTACGTAAAGCATTTCTGAATCAGACTCATTAATGAAGAATTCACCGTAAGGTCCAGAAATAGTACAATCGTCACCAGGCTTTAGGTTAAAAATGTAAGATGACGCAACACCAGGGTTAACATCCATCCAACCATTCTTAGCACGATCCCATGGCGGCGTAGCTATACGTACATTCAACATAATCTCTCTACCTTCAGCAGGGAAAGAAGCCATTGAATACGCTCTTTCAACCGTTTCAGGATTCTTCATTGTTAAAGGCCACAGGTTGAATTTATCCCACTCAGCTTGGAACTTATCCGGAGTCTCATGTTCCTCTGGGTGTGCTGTAATATCAATATCAGCATATTTAACCTCACACTCAGGAATTTCAATTTGAATATAACCACCAGCTTTGTAGCCCATATCCTCAGGAATCTCAACTACAAACTCTTTAATAAAAGATGCTACGTTATAGTTACGCACCACTTTTGCAGGCCATTTTTTAATACCAAATACCTCTTCTGGAATGGTAATCTCCATGTCTTGCTTCACCTTAACTTGACAGGCTAAACGAGCACCATGGTTTAATTCTTTTTTAGAGAAATGCGGTGTTTCAGTTGGTAGTGCTTCACCTCCACCAGAAAGTACGTGACACTCACATTGAATACATGTTCCACCACCACCACAGGCAGATGGTAAAAACACTTTTTGGTTACCTAAGGTAGATAGCAAAGATCCACCAGATGCAACTTCAATTTTCTTTTCTCCATTTATCGTAATGGTCACAGGACCTGATGGAGATAATTTTTGCTTGGTAAACAGAAGCAATGCTACTAACACCATCAACAGTATTAGAAATGCGACAACAGTTATTAGTATTGTTCCGCCAGTACTTGCAGCTAAAATCATAATTATTTGTTTACGTCGTTATAAGAAATAACTTTTTCGTCTATTTCTTCGTTCTTATCTACTACTACCTCTTCTTTAACAGGAGTTATCATTTCTGGCTGAACCTGATTAACCTGCTCATTAGCTTCTTCAGCATCATCACCGCCACCGGTTAACATACCACCAAAACTCTGAAAGCCAATTCCCATAAGACCGGTAATGATAAATGTAATACCCAAACCTCTTAAAGGAGCAGGAACATTACTATATCTAATTTTCTCACGAATGGCGGCAATCGCCAAAATTGCCAAGAACCAACCAATACCAGAACTTACACCGTAGTTAAAAGCCAAACCAAAAGTTTCAATTTCTCTTGCCTGCATGAATAATGATCCACCAAGAATTGCACAGTTTACCGCAATCAAAGGCAAGAAAATACCCAATGAGTTATATAAAGAAGGTGAAAATTTCTCTACCACAATCTCTACCAGTTGTACCATTGTTGCAATGGTAGCAATGAATAGGATAAAGGATAGAAAGCTAAGGTTGTAATCTGCATATTCAGGACCTAGCCAAACTAATGCACCATCTTGCAACAAATATTTATCTAACAACCAGTTCATAGGTACTGTAACCGCCAATACGAATATTACAGCAGCACCTAAACCAACTGCAGTAGCCACTTTCTTGGATACCGCTAAATAAGAACACATCCCCAAGAACACGGCAAATACCATGTTATCGATAAAGATGGACTTAAAAAATAATTCTACATGTTCTAACATAATTTCTTCTTAAATGTCGTTTAATTCTCTTCTACAAGTGCAGGATTTCTTGAACGTTGTACCCAAATGATAATACCTACTACAATCAATGCCGCAGGCGGTATAATCATAAAACCGTTATTCTCATAACCGGTAGCATATAGACCTGTTTTCTCGATTGGATCCCCCAATACAGGTATACCGAATAAGGTACCAGAACCTAATAATTCCCTAAAGAAACCGACTATTATTAAGATTACACCGTAACCTAAAGAGTTACCAATACCGTCTAAAAATGAACGCCATGGTCCATTTGCCAATGCAAATGCCTCAAAACGACCCATAATAATGCAGTTCGTAATAATAAGACCAACAAATACCGCTAAGGTTTTACTTAATTCATAAGCAAAAGCTTTTAGTACCTGATCCACAATAATTACCAAGGTAGCAACAACAATAAGTTGAACGATAATTCTAATTTTGGAAGGAATAATGTTTCTCATTAAAGAGATTACCACGTTACCCGCTCCTAAAACGAACATTACAGAAATTGCCATCACCAAAGATGCTTTCAACTCTGCTGTAATTGCCAATGCAGAACAAATACCTAATACCTGAATAGTAATTGGGTTATTGTCCGCTAATGGATCCGTAATAAGATTTGTATCTTTTTTTGATAGTAGTGCCATATTACTTTACTCTAATTGTTTCTAAATAAGGTTTGTATAATTTGACAGTTTCGCTGATCATAGCAGAAACACCGTTACCGGTAATGGTAGCACCAGCTAAGGCATCTACTTCATTATCATCTTTTGTTTTGTTCAATGGATCATTGTTACCCTTAGCAACAGAGATACCAGCATATTTGGTACCATCAAGAATGGTCTCACCTTTAAAATCGTCCATGAAATAACGCATTTTAATATTGGCACCTAAACCTGGGGTTTCCCCTTTGTGATCAAAATATACACCTTGAACAGTCATTGTATCATCTAAGGCGATAAAACCCCAAATAGCATCCCAAAGACCTTTACCGTACATAGGAACGATGTAAAACTTCTCACCTTCTTTTTCTCCAATGAATACGGGTAATTTATAATCCTCACCCTTTTTCATAGCAGCTAATTGCTTTTTTAAATCAATTAAATAAGCCTCGTTATCTTCAGTGATTTTATCACCCTGTATAACCAATTGCTCTTTGATATAACTTGCAAACTCATTTTCAACAACATCTGTTGGAATAAAGTTAACACTACCCGTATCATCTCCATTTTCATTAACACCCATTGCGTAAAGAATGTTTTGCTGCTTCTCAAAACGTTCATTCTCTTTGATGTTAGGGCTTAAAAATGAAGCCAAAAACGCAAGTATTGACCCAACTACCACAACCATAACAGCAGCAAAAACTACTGTATAAACGTTACTATCTGTCTTTAGTGCCATAATTAAACTGTTTCAGCTTTAAGTTCTTCTGCTTTACCATCTGAATCTTTAGGATAGATAGTAGCATTCTTTAATCTGTTCATTCTATTCTTAATATTGCCCCTAACCACGTAGTGATCAATTGTTGGTGCGAATACATTCATTAACAATATTGCTAAGAAAACACCCTCTGGGTACGCAGGGTTGAATACACGAATCATTACCGAGATAAACCCAATAAAGAAACCATAATACCATTTCCCCTTATTTGTTTGTGAACCAGTTACAGGGTCGGTAGCCATATATACAATACCAAATGCTAAACCACCTACTATTAAATGTTTCCAGAAATCGAAACTCATTAAACCGTAAAACTTACTAGATTCTGCAATCCATCCAAATTCCACTACTTGATTGAAGATTAAGCCCATCACCAAAGAACCAATAACAGCACTTAGCATAATTCTCCAACTAGCGATTTTAGTGAATATCAAGAATAATCCTCCTAAAAGAATTAAGAATGCCGATGTTTCACCAACTGAACCAGGTATAAAACCGAAGAACATATCAGAAACCGAGTACGACATTTCAGCACCTTTATTCTGCGCTAAGAATCCTAATATGGTTTCTCCTGAAAATGCATCAACGTTAGTTGCACCTGCTAAAATTTCTTCTGATCTTTCTCTTGCTCCGTAAACCCATACTTTATCACCACTCATCCAAGTAGGATAAGCGAAAAACAAGAATGCTCTAATTGTTAAGGCAGGATTTAGAATATTCATTCCCGTACCTCCAAAAACTTCTTTACCGATAACAACTCCGAAAACTACTGCTACCGATAACATCCATAGTGGCGT includes:
- the nqrF gene encoding NADH:ubiquinone reductase (Na(+)-transporting) subunit F, coding for MILAASTGGTILITVVAFLILLMVLVALLLFTKQKLSPSGPVTITINGEKKIEVASGGSLLSTLGNQKVFLPSACGGGGTCIQCECHVLSGGGEALPTETPHFSKKELNHGARLACQVKVKQDMEITIPEEVFGIKKWPAKVVRNYNVASFIKEFVVEIPEDMGYKAGGYIQIEIPECEVKYADIDITAHPEEHETPDKFQAEWDKFNLWPLTMKNPETVERAYSMASFPAEGREIMLNVRIATPPWDRAKNGWMDVNPGVASSYIFNLKPGDDCTISGPYGEFFINESDSEMLYVGGGAGMAPMRSHLYHLFKTLKTDRKVTYWYGGRSKRELFYLDHFYKLEEEFPNFKFYLALSEPQEEDNWKVKENIDAPGDGFVGFIHNCVIDNYLSLHESPEDIELYFCGPPLMNKAVQKMGEDFGIPDEHIRFDDFGG
- the nqrE gene encoding NADH:ubiquinone reductase (Na(+)-transporting) subunit E, encoding MLEHVELFFKSIFIDNMVFAVFLGMCSYLAVSKKVATAVGLGAAVIFVLAVTVPMNWLLDKYLLQDGALVWLGPEYADYNLSFLSFILFIATIATMVQLVEIVVEKFSPSLYNSLGIFLPLIAVNCAILGGSLFMQAREIETFGLAFNYGVSSGIGWFLAILAIAAIREKIRYSNVPAPLRGLGITFIITGLMGIGFQSFGGMLTGGGDDAEEANEQVNQVQPEMITPVKEEVVVDKNEEIDEKVISYNDVNK
- a CDS encoding NADH:ubiquinone reductase (Na(+)-transporting) subunit D, which translates into the protein MALLSKKDTNLITDPLADNNPITIQVLGICSALAITAELKASLVMAISVMFVLGAGNVVISLMRNIIPSKIRIIVQLIVVATLVIIVDQVLKAFAYELSKTLAVFVGLIITNCIIMGRFEAFALANGPWRSFLDGIGNSLGYGVILIIVGFFRELLGSGTLFGIPVLGDPIEKTGLYATGYENNGFMIIPPAALIVVGIIIWVQRSRNPALVEEN
- a CDS encoding Na(+)-translocating NADH-quinone reductase subunit C, producing MALKTDSNVYTVVFAAVMVVVVGSILAFLASFLSPNIKENERFEKQQNILYAMGVNENGDDTGSVNFIPTDVVENEFASYIKEQLVIQGDKITEDNEAYLIDLKKQLAAMKKGEDYKLPVFIGEKEGEKFYIVPMYGKGLWDAIWGFIALDDTMTVQGVYFDHKGETPGLGANIKMRYFMDDFKGETILDGTKYAGISVAKGNNDPLNKTKDDNEVDALAGATITGNGVSAMISETVKLYKPYLETIRVK
- a CDS encoding NADH:ubiquinone reductase (Na(+)-transporting) subunit B, with protein sequence MSLKSKLHELKLKYQGKKMAPAFNAFHTFLFSPDETTHAGGTHVKSADDLKRTMNTVIMALVPVLIFSMFNAGYQHYSAINGFPADFSLMNDFLTWDNFWIGIIKVLPLVVVSYAVGLIVEFIFAVIKGHEVEEGYLVTGMLVPLIVPVDTPLWMLSVAVVFGVVIGKEVFGGTGMNILNPALTIRAFLFFAYPTWMSGDKVWVYGARERSEEILAGATNVDAFSGETILGFLAQNKGAEMSYSVSDMFFGFIPGSVGETSAFLILLGGLFLIFTKIASWRIMLSAVIGSLVMGLIFNQVVEFGWIAESSKFYGLMSFDFWKHLIVGGLAFGIVYMATDPVTGSQTNKGKWYYGFFIGFISVMIRVFNPAYPEGVFLAILLMNVFAPTIDHYVVRGNIKNRMNRLKNATIYPKDSDGKAEELKAETV